One segment of Oscillospiraceae bacterium MB08-C2-2 DNA contains the following:
- a CDS encoding branched-chain amino acid ABC transporter permease: MDVTFLVQQLINGLSRGAVYALIATGFALIFSVLKFSNFAHGGLISVSAYAGYFFSSQLKMNPVLAVICTALTGAVLGTLLDFIAFRNLRKRNSSNIFYFVSSITCGILFMNLMTLSFGTTFYSIPPFFKDPILFLGDLIVIKMDLAIFLISIGLLLLLMLVMEKTKMGLALRTVAIDREMAMLMGINSNVIITITFLIAGALAGVSGILLGSSFTIDPFLGNMVVKGFVASVIGGLGSLPGAIIGAVLLGVVEVFLTVGVGDILTPAVVFVFTLFFLLVRPQGIRGQFVQEKA, from the coding sequence ATGGACGTTACATTTCTTGTGCAGCAGCTGATTAACGGACTTTCCCGGGGCGCTGTTTATGCGCTGATTGCTACCGGGTTTGCCCTTATATTCAGCGTGCTGAAGTTTTCCAATTTTGCCCATGGCGGCCTGATCAGCGTTTCGGCTTACGCCGGTTATTTTTTCAGCTCCCAGCTGAAAATGAACCCGGTGCTGGCGGTGATCTGCACTGCATTGACAGGGGCCGTGTTGGGGACTCTTTTGGATTTTATCGCCTTCCGTAACCTGCGGAAGAGAAACAGCTCCAACATCTTTTATTTTGTCAGCTCCATTACCTGTGGCATCCTGTTTATGAACCTGATGACCCTGTCTTTTGGAACTACCTTTTATTCCATTCCGCCTTTTTTCAAAGACCCCATTCTCTTTTTGGGAGATTTGATTGTTATAAAAATGGATTTGGCAATCTTTCTGATTTCCATTGGCCTGCTCCTTTTGCTGATGCTGGTTATGGAAAAAACCAAGATGGGCCTTGCCCTGCGCACCGTTGCCATTGACCGTGAGATGGCCATGCTTATGGGCATCAACTCCAATGTAATCATCACCATCACCTTTTTGATTGCGGGTGCGCTGGCCGGAGTCAGCGGCATTCTTCTTGGTTCCAGCTTTACCATTGATCCCTTTTTGGGCAACATGGTGGTTAAAGGCTTTGTGGCTTCGGTTATCGGTGGCCTAGGCTCTTTGCCCGGTGCCATCATCGGCGCTGTTTTGCTGGGTGTGGTGGAGGTTTTCCTTACCGTTGGCGTGGGGGATATCCTGACCCCTGCCGTTGTGTTTGTATTTACACTGTTCTTTTTGCTGGTACGCCCTCAGGGCATTCGCGGGCAATTTGTTCAAGAGAAAGCATAG
- a CDS encoding branched-chain amino acid ABC transporter permease, with the protein MNDYVASLIQTTCITMIGVVSIFPLTGMTGLFSFGQAAYMAVGAYVAGIAAVKFGIPFVGCLVLGVLASGLMALIVGIPTLKLRRDYFSLMSLCLGEAITSVLNKFSTVTGGAAGLSNIPKSVNLPGVIFSAALVVAMVAFYKNSRFGRMSLAIKTDELAAKSFGIDVFAHKIKVYIFTSMLAGFSGVLYAFYLTYIDPNLFGWTRSSEWVIFLFFGGVNSLTGSVISTVFLTLMPEVLRFATAGRIVMYTVMILLVINFMPQGLLGEKELSIKGIRAFFTRKTAKEGKA; encoded by the coding sequence ATGAACGATTATGTAGCTTCTCTTATTCAGACCACCTGTATCACTATGATCGGTGTGGTCAGTATCTTTCCCCTGACTGGTATGACAGGGCTTTTTTCCTTTGGCCAGGCGGCCTATATGGCGGTTGGCGCTTATGTGGCGGGTATTGCCGCCGTTAAATTTGGCATTCCTTTTGTGGGATGTCTGGTGTTGGGGGTTCTGGCCTCCGGCCTGATGGCTCTCATTGTGGGTATTCCCACCCTTAAACTGCGCCGGGATTATTTTTCCCTGATGTCCCTTTGCTTGGGCGAGGCCATTACCTCGGTGCTCAACAAGTTCAGCACCGTCACCGGCGGTGCGGCGGGGCTTAGCAATATTCCCAAATCGGTGAATCTGCCGGGTGTTATTTTCAGTGCCGCTTTGGTGGTGGCTATGGTGGCCTTTTATAAGAACTCCCGCTTTGGCCGTATGAGCCTTGCCATCAAAACCGATGAGCTGGCCGCCAAATCCTTTGGCATTGATGTGTTTGCCCATAAGATCAAGGTGTATATCTTCACCTCTATGCTGGCCGGTTTTTCCGGGGTGCTGTATGCCTTTTATCTTACTTATATCGACCCCAACCTCTTTGGCTGGACTCGTTCCAGCGAGTGGGTTATCTTCCTGTTCTTCGGCGGAGTCAACAGTCTTACCGGCTCGGTGATTTCCACTGTATTCCTGACTTTGATGCCTGAGGTTCTGCGTTTTGCTACAGCAGGCCGCATTGTTATGTATACTGTGATGATTTTGCTGGTCATCAACTTTATGCCCCAGGGGCTTCTGGGTGAAAAGGAACTGAGTATCAAAGGTATCCGGGCCTTCTTTACCCGCAAAACCGCAAAGGAGGGGAAAGCATAA
- a CDS encoding ABC transporter ATP-binding protein, translated as MALLKVENIAKSFGGVNAVVDFSMEMDKGEVVGIIGPNGAGKTTIFNLISKVYTPDQGKLWLDGEEISGFTQEQAARRGIGRTFQNIRLFSGLSVLDNVKVSCDYKPRYSMAEAVFSLPRCAKGNKETTREAMECLCSVGMEKYAYDRPSNLPYGLQRRLEIARALALRPKVLMLDEPAAGLNPEECLNMVDFLREIIEKFGLALLIIEHRMDVVMNLCDKIYVQDFGKNIASGTPLEIQCNPKVLAAYLGEED; from the coding sequence ATGGCACTGCTGAAAGTGGAAAACATTGCAAAATCCTTTGGCGGAGTCAATGCCGTTGTGGATTTCTCCATGGAGATGGATAAGGGAGAGGTTGTTGGCATCATCGGCCCCAACGGAGCCGGAAAAACCACCATCTTCAACCTGATCTCTAAGGTTTATACACCCGATCAAGGCAAGCTTTGGCTGGATGGGGAAGAAATTTCCGGATTCACACAGGAGCAGGCCGCCCGTAGGGGAATCGGCCGTACCTTTCAGAATATCCGCCTGTTTTCCGGCCTGAGTGTGCTGGATAACGTCAAGGTATCCTGCGATTATAAGCCCCGTTATTCCATGGCGGAGGCGGTGTTCTCACTGCCCCGATGCGCCAAGGGAAATAAAGAAACAACTCGTGAGGCGATGGAATGCCTCTGCTCGGTGGGCATGGAAAAATATGCCTATGACCGCCCTTCCAACCTGCCTTATGGCTTGCAGCGCAGGCTGGAAATTGCCCGTGCTCTTGCCCTGCGGCCAAAGGTTTTGATGCTGGATGAGCCGGCGGCGGGTCTCAACCCCGAGGAATGCCTCAACATGGTGGATTTTCTGCGGGAGATTATTGAAAAGTTTGGCTTGGCTCTTTTGATCATCGAGCATCGGATGGATGTTGTGATGAATCTGTGTGATAAAATCTATGTGCAGGATTTCGGGAAGAACATTGCCTCCGGCACCCCGCTGGAGATTCAGTGTAACCCCAAGGTTCTGGCTGCTTATCTGGGGGAGGAGGATTAA
- a CDS encoding glucosamine-6-phosphate deaminase: MMNPVMTKQYDQICVRKYATREEMGKAAAEDVAQRIGKTIAAKGSANVVFASAPSQNEFLAHLLECPVEWDKVRAFHMDEYIGLAADAPQGFGNFLRDALLSKVAVKEAHYIDGQNPNPQAACDAYSALLSQYTPDIICLGIGENGHLAFNDPPVADFADPLKVKIVELDPVCRMQQVNDGCFTSIDQVPTHALTLTMSAILSIPEAVAIVPSATKAQALFGTTHGEISEACPASGLRRKAGAAIYTDMDAGALLK; this comes from the coding sequence ATGATGAACCCCGTAATGACTAAGCAGTATGACCAGATATGTGTTCGGAAATATGCCACTCGTGAGGAAATGGGCAAGGCTGCGGCAGAGGATGTAGCCCAGCGCATCGGCAAAACCATTGCGGCCAAGGGCAGCGCCAACGTTGTGTTTGCCTCCGCCCCCTCTCAGAATGAGTTTCTGGCCCATCTGCTGGAATGCCCGGTGGAGTGGGATAAGGTTCGAGCCTTCCACATGGATGAATACATTGGCCTTGCGGCAGATGCCCCTCAGGGTTTTGGCAATTTCCTGCGGGATGCCCTCCTTTCCAAGGTAGCGGTCAAGGAGGCCCATTACATAGACGGTCAGAACCCCAACCCTCAGGCCGCCTGTGATGCCTATTCCGCCCTGCTTTCTCAGTATACGCCGGATATTATCTGCCTTGGCATCGGCGAAAACGGCCACCTTGCCTTCAACGATCCGCCGGTTGCAGATTTTGCTGATCCTCTCAAGGTGAAAATTGTGGAGCTGGACCCTGTCTGCCGTATGCAGCAGGTCAACGACGGGTGCTTTACTTCCATTGATCAGGTTCCTACCCACGCTCTTACCCTAACCATGTCGGCTATTCTTTCGATTCCCGAGGCTGTAGCTATTGTTCCCAGTGCGACCAAGGCACAGGCGCTGTTTGGCACCACCCACGGCGAAATTTCCGAGGCATGCCCGGCCAGCGGTCTGCGCCGCAAGGCAGGAGCCGCCATTTACACCGATATGGATGCAGGCGCACTGCTGAAATAA
- a CDS encoding creatininase family protein, producing MSCYNQTIDEIEKMGEMALIPVGSLEQHGHHLPINTDVVITQAYGDMLGERLGAFVLPCLPISTNREHMGKKGSVWMKPDTFYTMLGDIIMSLSEQGFKKIVVVQGHGGVFVIPPLIRQLNATLNPEVQVCKLELFNFFEAYRKEGILESPHIMHADELETSVMLHLVPQYVHMEKAVDFVPKEPREYLNYASLLSLCPDGVWGEPSSATAEKGKRILELGTKLGEAYVKEVFDLIKNKRPYGYSRF from the coding sequence ATGAGCTGCTATAACCAAACAATAGATGAAATCGAAAAAATGGGAGAAATGGCGCTGATTCCCGTGGGCTCGCTGGAACAGCATGGCCACCATCTGCCCATTAATACCGATGTGGTCATCACCCAGGCCTATGGGGATATGCTGGGGGAGCGGCTGGGGGCCTTTGTACTCCCTTGCCTGCCCATCAGCACCAACCGGGAGCATATGGGCAAAAAGGGCTCGGTCTGGATGAAGCCGGATACTTTTTACACCATGCTGGGCGATATTATCATGAGCCTTTCGGAGCAGGGCTTCAAGAAAATTGTTGTGGTGCAGGGTCATGGCGGCGTGTTTGTGATTCCGCCGCTGATTCGCCAGCTCAACGCCACCCTGAACCCGGAGGTGCAGGTCTGCAAGCTGGAGCTGTTCAACTTCTTTGAGGCTTATCGCAAGGAAGGCATTCTGGAATCGCCCCATATTATGCACGCCGATGAGCTGGAAACCTCGGTAATGCTCCATCTGGTTCCCCAGTATGTTCATATGGAAAAGGCTGTGGATTTTGTGCCCAAGGAGCCTCGGGAGTATCTCAACTATGCCTCCCTGCTTTCTCTTTGCCCCGATGGGGTGTGGGGGGAGCCCTCCAGCGCCACCGCTGAAAAGGGCAAAAGGATACTGGAGCTGGGCACCAAGCTGGGCGAAGCCTATGTAAAAGAAGTTTTTGATTTGATAAAAAATAAGCGGCCTTATGGATACAGCCGCTTTTGA
- a CDS encoding Gfo/Idh/MocA family oxidoreductase, giving the protein MDKIRVLMVGSAFSADLHMDGYARFKDKMEIVAICSKNPEQIEALTTRYGITGYQVFEDFDEALEQVECDVVDICLPNFLHHAVCMKALAKNRHVICEKPLATTVEDAREMVAKAKEVGRQIYYAEDWLFAPAVLRALDILEEGAIGKPLYMRARECHSGSHSPFAQKIEFCGGGTMVHLGIHPVAFALALKNNQWTELVAMTSGGSENNLIHTGMEGEDWSTAIIRFADGTSATLEANYVTMGGMEDIIDFYGDKGCLHVDLNFTSAVSCFSVPGVNYTVEKAEVTTGWSRPAVDEKYNLGYVGEIGHFLDCCRTGSPAKVGLRGEDGLAALEVVQLIYQSAREGRKIINPRLGEKQ; this is encoded by the coding sequence ATGGATAAAATCAGAGTATTGATGGTGGGTTCCGCCTTTAGTGCGGATTTGCACATGGATGGTTATGCCCGCTTCAAGGATAAAATGGAGATTGTGGCCATTTGCAGCAAAAACCCCGAGCAGATCGAGGCGCTGACCACTCGCTACGGCATCACCGGCTATCAGGTGTTTGAGGATTTTGACGAAGCGCTGGAGCAGGTTGAATGCGATGTAGTGGATATCTGCCTGCCAAACTTCCTGCATCATGCGGTTTGCATGAAGGCACTGGCTAAAAACCGCCATGTCATCTGCGAGAAGCCTTTGGCTACAACAGTGGAGGATGCCCGGGAAATGGTGGCAAAAGCCAAAGAGGTTGGCCGCCAGATTTATTATGCCGAGGATTGGCTGTTTGCTCCGGCTGTATTGCGTGCGCTGGATATACTGGAGGAAGGCGCCATCGGCAAGCCCCTTTATATGCGTGCCAGAGAATGCCACAGCGGTTCCCACAGCCCCTTTGCCCAGAAGATCGAATTCTGCGGCGGCGGCACCATGGTGCATTTGGGCATTCACCCGGTGGCTTTTGCCTTGGCGCTGAAAAACAACCAGTGGACTGAGCTGGTGGCTATGACCTCCGGCGGCTCGGAAAACAACCTGATCCATACAGGCATGGAAGGGGAGGACTGGTCCACTGCCATCATCCGCTTTGCCGATGGCACCAGCGCCACGCTGGAAGCCAACTATGTGACCATGGGCGGCATGGAGGATATCATCGATTTTTATGGTGACAAAGGCTGCCTCCATGTTGATCTCAATTTTACCAGTGCTGTTTCCTGTTTCTCGGTGCCGGGCGTGAATTATACCGTTGAAAAAGCGGAGGTGACCACTGGCTGGTCTCGCCCGGCTGTGGATGAAAAATACAATCTGGGCTATGTGGGCGAAATCGGCCATTTTCTGGATTGCTGCCGCACCGGCAGCCCGGCTAAGGTTGGCCTGCGGGGCGAAGATGGTTTAGCTGCCCTAGAAGTGGTTCAGCTTATTTACCAATCCGCCCGGGAGGGCCGGAAAATCATCAATCCAAGGTTGGGTGAAAAGCAATGA
- a CDS encoding 4Fe-4S binding protein — translation MSRELYLPVKVAGIEFKNPFYVASGPTARTVEQLLAIEKAGWAGASLKLAIDPAPYINRYPRYALFKDRDALGFTAEKRLTYAQGLELMAAAKKRVTDLILMANITYAGEEGTSGWVNMAKGFYEAGADIIELNMCCPNMSFNVETTSGDAGASLKQTGASLGKQGEAVAEIVAAIKKAVPIPLFVKLTPEGGEIGNIAKAAYLAGADAVGGTGNRLGIPPIDLENPESAIYHLQDEISMTCYCGGWLKPLAQRDTYEMRKICGPDMPIMAAGGIRNATDSLEMVMCGADLLGICAETLIRGYDFIGDVIRETSGWLESHGHSSLRDIRDRIVPAVKSAPELTLYKGYAQVQKPEMIAPCMAVCPKGIPVQSVLKQVSERNWERAYALAAGSEHCAQCPAPCKKACVKGRASGSILIPEIMLFLREKAAEEGIAIAEKADGRPTDRPVAKASQVLELRQGPFQEPASKILTKEDAVQEASGCLRCGCGEGCHLCAEICCEFAISLDEKDQILIDSEKCVACGMCYNRCPNRNIAMINTGVKI, via the coding sequence ATGAGCCGGGAGCTGTATCTGCCGGTTAAGGTAGCCGGCATCGAGTTCAAAAATCCCTTTTATGTAGCCTCTGGCCCCACTGCACGGACTGTGGAGCAGTTGCTGGCGATCGAAAAGGCCGGGTGGGCAGGAGCCAGCCTCAAGCTTGCCATTGATCCCGCCCCCTATATCAACCGCTATCCCCGTTATGCCCTCTTTAAAGATCGGGATGCACTGGGTTTTACAGCAGAAAAACGCCTCACCTATGCCCAAGGCTTGGAGCTGATGGCGGCCGCCAAAAAGCGGGTTACCGATCTGATCCTCATGGCCAACATTACCTATGCCGGGGAAGAGGGAACCTCTGGCTGGGTCAATATGGCAAAGGGCTTTTATGAGGCTGGGGCGGATATCATCGAGCTGAACATGTGCTGCCCCAATATGTCTTTCAACGTGGAAACCACCAGCGGCGATGCAGGAGCCAGCCTCAAGCAGACCGGCGCCAGCCTTGGCAAGCAGGGAGAAGCGGTAGCGGAAATTGTGGCGGCTATCAAAAAGGCAGTACCTATCCCGCTGTTTGTTAAGCTCACCCCTGAGGGCGGCGAAATCGGCAACATTGCCAAAGCGGCCTATTTGGCAGGAGCGGACGCTGTGGGCGGAACCGGCAACCGTCTGGGAATTCCCCCCATTGATCTGGAAAATCCCGAATCCGCTATTTATCATTTGCAGGATGAAATCAGCATGACCTGCTACTGCGGCGGCTGGCTCAAGCCCTTGGCCCAGCGGGATACCTATGAAATGCGCAAAATCTGCGGGCCGGATATGCCCATTATGGCGGCTGGCGGCATTCGCAACGCCACGGATTCCCTTGAAATGGTGATGTGCGGAGCCGATTTGCTGGGTATCTGTGCCGAAACTTTGATTCGGGGCTATGATTTTATCGGGGATGTGATCCGGGAAACCAGCGGCTGGCTGGAAAGCCACGGCCACAGCAGTCTGCGGGATATCCGGGATCGGATTGTCCCTGCTGTGAAATCCGCCCCTGAGCTGACCCTTTACAAAGGCTATGCCCAGGTGCAAAAGCCGGAGATGATCGCCCCTTGTATGGCAGTCTGCCCCAAGGGAATTCCGGTGCAGTCGGTTCTCAAACAGGTCAGCGAAAGAAACTGGGAGAGAGCCTATGCTCTGGCGGCAGGCAGTGAACACTGTGCCCAGTGCCCCGCACCCTGCAAAAAAGCCTGTGTAAAAGGCCGTGCCTCCGGCTCTATCCTGATTCCCGAGATTATGCTGTTTCTGCGGGAAAAAGCCGCAGAAGAAGGCATTGCCATTGCCGAAAAGGCAGATGGCCGCCCGACCGACCGGCCGGTGGCCAAGGCCTCTCAGGTTTTGGAGCTGCGGCAGGGCCCATTCCAGGAGCCCGCAAGCAAAATTCTCACTAAGGAAGATGCCGTGCAGGAGGCTTCTGGCTGTCTGCGCTGCGGCTGTGGTGAAGGATGCCACCTTTGTGCAGAGATTTGCTGTGAATTTGCCATCTCTCTGGATGAAAAGGATCAGATTCTCATTGATTCAGAAAAATGTGTGGCCTGCGGCATGTGCTACAACCGCTGCCCCAACCGCAACATTGCCATGATCAACACTGGTGTTAAGATCTAA